ACATTGTGGCATAAATCAAGAgaaactgaaaaatattaaaaacaacatttgtatgtatgtgaacATTTTGTGCACTACACAAACTCCATATTCATCTGTCACTTTACTCTCTCTTTCAGATTGCCGGCTGTTGTGGTAGAGGGAGACTTTCGTGTGCAGAATTTGCAGCACCTGTTACCGCACATCGTCAGTAGTGAAAGGGTGACTGAGAGTGGCCAGGGTGAGGgccaaggacacgcccccactgtTTCTGctggcagagacacagagatccAACAGCTCGGGTAAAGACAGAACACGTTGTGTTTTAGCACACAACCATTACGTGATTTTGCAGTGTACACAGATGTAATGTACACAGTCTTTATCTCTGAACCAAAATAAAGGCACGTAGCAATTAAAGGAGCAATAAGTATTTTTGCAGTTCTTCTTCAAATTCTGAAATTATGTGACATtgacacctagtggcctggaAGTTTTACTGATTATGTATTAAATCTATTCTAAACATTAATGTCCTGTTAGGTTTCCCAACATTGGGAATACATGTTATATGAACGCCACTCTGCAGTGTCTTCTgagtctctcctgcttctggagccccatcagagctcagtgctccagctggacggatccatccagctgccagatgctcaGGTACCTGATCAGGAACAGAGAAGTCACATGTCTAAATGAACTGTTCAATTATGAGTGCTTAgagaggtgttgtgatgctgagagttataaaccacattggtctccctgttactgtgcgtagatgttttgcagatctacagcaaggcaggctcactagtcgtagctcttcaaagaagaagaagctcctgagagccctgaatgcctgtatttcagtcagatgccctgcgtttggagaggactacgaacaggttcggctaaacaaccctctgagccattcagaacacatcagaaccacatgcagtagtctgcaggaactgcacacaaccttctttgttttctcaactctgttgctgctgaagtccaggagtAATGCCGTTCCgatgtactgtcttccacaggatgctcatgagttcctgatgatgtgtttgcttcagctgaaggaggagggagagacactcagggtttcctccttctcttacatctgccctgtggcaaattttgagtttcacctcaaatctgtgcgcacctgcagcaggtaattctgtgctatatcaccacatctccttcttgtaaatcaactgttcttaacatgtgtttcttcagagtgtgcattgtcacaaagtatgcacacacttggtatgggataatgtgggttatttctgtgtgaatgttgtaacctctctgttgatttctgttgtttgaaagctgtggactgcagagctccagagtggaggacttcaaccacctctctgttaacctgagctctaccttgactgacagcctacacaattacttcaaggtctgtcacctcacacacccctactggacaacactttttttgccagtttgttaagttagggagccatcctaacc
This genomic window from Brachyhypopomus gauderio isolate BG-103 unplaced genomic scaffold, BGAUD_0.2 sc846, whole genome shotgun sequence contains:
- the LOC143508233 gene encoding ubiquitin carboxyl-terminal hydrolase 37-like, which gives rise to MGCIYSCMKKKNKEGVNSEVKKKKKQRWWRHIESSSLTQVTDTQSLNVSSSSISCSSSSEGHLTRSNNKLPTEPKNTEGIVPGAADKDVCSVPMDRLPAVVVEGDFRVQNLQHLLPHIVSSERVTESGQGEGQGHAPTVSAGRDTEIQQLGFPNIGNTCYMNATLQCLLSLSCFWSPIRAQCSSWTDPSSCQMLRCFADLQQGRLTSRSSSKKKKLLRALNACISVRCPAFGEDYEQQ